A part of Trichocoleus desertorum ATA4-8-CV12 genomic DNA contains:
- a CDS encoding transposase has product MAGNSEGTIAFLQYLLSQYPHSRIALVWDGASYHRSQEVREYLEALNQGLDESDWKITCLRFAPNDPKQNPIEDIWLQAKRFIREYYHLCQSFNAVKCLFELVTHQQAFDFPKLSTYGCFS; this is encoded by the coding sequence GTGGCAGGTAATTCTGAGGGCACGATTGCGTTTCTCCAGTATCTGCTGAGTCAATATCCTCACAGTCGGATTGCTTTGGTTTGGGATGGAGCCAGCTATCATCGCTCCCAAGAGGTGAGAGAGTATCTTGAAGCGCTCAACCAAGGACTCGATGAGTCCGACTGGAAAATTACTTGTCTCCGGTTTGCCCCCAATGACCCTAAGCAGAACCCGATTGAAGATATTTGGTTGCAGGCCAAGCGATTTATTCGAGAGTACTACCACTTATGTCAATCGTTTAACGCCGTTAAGTGCCTCTTTGAGCTCGTGACCCATCAGCAAGCTTTTGATTTTCCAAAACTTTCCACGTATGGCTGCTTCTCATAA
- a CDS encoding transposase, whose amino-acid sequence MKARRREILCGALVVFFADECHLLWGDLCGYVWGKTDERIEVPMLNERLKQTYYGAVDIHTRRCLIQRGAIKSGSRNCRAGIAMI is encoded by the coding sequence TTGAAGGCACGTCGGCGTGAGATCCTCTGTGGCGCGCTGGTGGTCTTCTTTGCGGATGAGTGCCATCTGTTGTGGGGCGACTTGTGTGGGTATGTGTGGGGCAAAACGGACGAACGCATTGAGGTGCCCATGCTCAACGAACGACTCAAGCAGACATACTATGGGGCCGTGGATATTCACACTCGACGCTGCTTGATTCAAAGGGGTGCAATTAAAAGTGGCAGCAGAAATTGCAGGGCTGGGATCGCTATGATTTAG
- a CDS encoding winged helix-turn-helix domain-containing protein, with the protein MLDDLTDFIRSNPDARELKRAIAVQMFLQGYKHREIGESLSVSSGFISKWTQGYEQAGVAGLKLKYSGSVGYLKPEQRQAAIAWLKRKNYWNLAELQVYLEQEYEVVFDSKQSYYTLFEQAGISWKKTQKRNPQTDPELVEKKTGNYCLVEGTSA; encoded by the coding sequence ATGCTAGACGACCTGACTGACTTCATCCGCTCCAACCCCGATGCGCGTGAACTCAAGCGAGCGATCGCCGTCCAGATGTTTCTTCAAGGGTATAAGCATCGGGAGATTGGTGAGAGTTTAAGCGTCAGTTCAGGCTTCATTAGCAAATGGACTCAGGGCTACGAACAGGCGGGGGTCGCTGGGTTGAAACTAAAATACTCGGGCTCAGTCGGGTATCTAAAACCAGAGCAACGACAGGCCGCGATCGCCTGGTTAAAGCGCAAGAACTACTGGAATCTGGCCGAACTCCAAGTGTACCTGGAGCAAGAGTATGAGGTGGTGTTTGACTCCAAGCAAAGTTACTACACCCTGTTTGAGCAAGCAGGGATTAGCTGGAAGAAAACGCAAAAGCGCAATCCGCAAACAGACCCAGAGTTGGTAGAGAAAAAAACAGGAAATTACTGCCTGGTTGAAGGCACGTCGGCGTGA
- a CDS encoding IS701 family transposase: MPTSREIRPTIQFVDEYCHHFQAIFPEVRSYEAFKFLHLGLISEVKRKSLPAIARAVGLDNHQNLHHFLSESPWAVSQLRQQRLELILKLLKGRTLILLIDETGDRKQGKQTDYVKRQYIGNLGKRENGIVAVTAYGLVEGMILPLTFEVYKPKERLKAGDEYQSKPQIAATMIRQLQAMGFRFELVLADSLYGESKVNFVNVLEELELPYVLAIRSNHALWLPPEQEVYQEAWQPFSRTFSNGMTEVRYMAEVIYGKRHRKQYWLLTTDPDSLPKNSTTFVLVSDPAIKLEEIGNAYGFRTWIEYGLKQAKDVLGWADFRMTHSEQIEKWWELVMSAFLMVSLFSDAFNETCPLAHQQFAQHPWWNHPRGWKHLLNNLRLVIQPLIYGNGLKRWLTVFPNAALEVGLAQLTEQMNRFFCPCVHQLNLQLIFSSA, encoded by the coding sequence ATGCCTACTTCCAGAGAGATCCGGCCAACAATTCAATTTGTGGATGAATACTGCCACCACTTTCAAGCCATATTCCCGGAGGTGCGTAGCTACGAAGCGTTCAAATTCCTGCACTTGGGTCTGATCAGTGAGGTCAAACGCAAATCGCTTCCAGCGATCGCTAGAGCCGTGGGATTAGACAATCATCAAAACTTACATCATTTCTTGAGTGAATCTCCTTGGGCAGTGTCGCAATTGCGTCAACAGCGCTTGGAGTTGATCCTCAAGCTCCTCAAGGGACGAACCTTGATTCTGCTGATTGATGAAACGGGCGATCGCAAGCAGGGCAAGCAGACCGATTATGTTAAACGACAATATATCGGCAATCTGGGCAAGCGAGAAAACGGCATTGTGGCAGTGACTGCCTACGGCTTAGTGGAGGGGATGATTCTGCCGTTGACCTTTGAGGTGTACAAACCCAAGGAACGGCTGAAAGCAGGCGATGAGTATCAAAGCAAACCGCAAATAGCCGCCACGATGATTCGGCAACTGCAAGCAATGGGATTCCGCTTTGAACTAGTTCTGGCTGATAGCTTGTATGGGGAGAGCAAGGTCAATTTCGTCAATGTCCTAGAAGAGTTGGAATTGCCCTATGTCCTAGCGATTCGTAGTAACCATGCCCTTTGGTTACCGCCAGAACAGGAGGTCTATCAAGAGGCTTGGCAACCCTTCAGTCGTACCTTTAGCAATGGCATGACTGAGGTGCGCTATATGGCAGAGGTGATTTACGGCAAGCGACATCGCAAACAGTATTGGCTGCTGACGACAGACCCGGATAGCTTACCTAAGAATTCGACCACGTTCGTTCTGGTGTCTGACCCCGCCATCAAGCTGGAGGAGATTGGTAACGCTTATGGCTTTAGAACTTGGATTGAGTATGGGCTCAAGCAAGCCAAGGATGTCTTGGGTTGGGCAGACTTTCGCATGACCCATTCCGAGCAGATTGAGAAGTGGTGGGAACTAGTGATGAGTGCGTTTCTCATGGTCAGTTTATTCTCGGATGCGTTCAATGAGACTTGTCCTCTGGCCCATCAGCAATTTGCTCAACATCCGTGGTGGAACCACCCAAGGGGATGGAAGCATTTGCTCAACAACCTGCGTTTAGTCATCCAACCGTTGATTTACGGCAATGGGCTGAAGCGATGGCTCACGGTATTTCCGAATGCAGCATTAGAAGTGGGACTGGCTCAGTTGACAGAGCAGATGAATCGGTTCTTTTGCCCATGCGTGCATCAGTTGAACTTACAGCTCATATTTTCATCTGCTTAG
- a CDS encoding NAD-dependent epimerase/dehydratase family protein: MKVFVTGVSGFVGRCMIRMLCDRGDEVFALARSEQAARQVIQSGAKAVRGDLLDEQAMIRGMQDCSIVFHIAGFLSIWGKYKAFYETNVLGTECTLAAAQVTNVPCFVQIGAAASVFDRQSLSQIDESYPSFITLLKEYLE; the protein is encoded by the coding sequence ATGAAAGTTTTTGTAACCGGTGTTTCCGGGTTTGTCGGTCGCTGCATGATTCGGATGCTTTGCGATCGCGGTGATGAGGTTTTTGCTTTGGCACGGTCAGAGCAAGCAGCAAGGCAAGTGATTCAATCCGGGGCTAAAGCAGTCCGAGGTGATCTGCTCGATGAACAAGCAATGATCCGAGGAATGCAAGATTGCAGTATTGTGTTCCACATTGCAGGTTTCTTAAGCATTTGGGGGAAATACAAAGCATTTTACGAAACCAATGTCCTGGGAACTGAATGTACATTGGCTGCTGCACAAGTGACAAACGTCCCCTGCTTTGTTCAGATTGGAGCTGCGGCTTCTGTGTTCGATCGTCAGTCGCTTTCTCAAATTGATGAATCTTATCCCTCTTTTATCACTCTTCTCAAGGAATATCTAGAATAG
- a CDS encoding IS1 family transposase (programmed frameshift), which produces MQCPDCQSTHVVKNGRRQQQQNYLCRQCSRQFLDAYQPKGYPPAVKEHCLVLYLNGMGFRAIERATGVCHNTVINWVKQAQSLLPNNENYEIPETAQLDELQTFIGSKKNKVWLWSAVNSHQAGILKWVVGDRSLETFQRLWWAIRGWCCFLYITDGYPVYPCLIDECDHLVNKTAMTRVEGENSRLRHYLARLHRQSFCYSKSQEMLEASICLLTYYLKHWKVLVPV; this is translated from the exons ATGCAATGTCCAGACTGTCAATCCACCCACGTCGTCAAGAACGGTCGCCGTCAACAGCAGCAGAACTACTTGTGCCGTCAGTGTTCTCGTCAATTCCTGGATGCTTACCAGCCCAAAGGCTATCCACCCGCCGTCAAGGAACATTGTCTCGTCCTCTATCTCAACGGCATGGGCTTTCGTGCCATTGAGCGAGCTACAGGCGTGTGTCACAACACCGTTATCAATTGGGTCAAACAGGCTCAATCTCTCCTCCCTAACAACGAGAATTACGAGATTCCAGAAACCGCTCAACTCGATGAGCTGCAAACCTTTATTGGCTCTAAAA AAAACAAAGTTTGGCTCTGGAGCGCAGTCAATAGCCATCAAGCGGGCATCCTCAAGTGGGTTGTAGGCGACCGCAGTCTCGAGACCTTTCAGCGCTTGTGGTGGGCAATTCGAGGATGGTGCTGCTTTTTGTACATCACCGATGGCTATCCCGTCTATCCCTGCTTGATTGATGAGTGTGATCATCTTGTGAACAAAACTGCCATGACTCGAGTCGAGGGAGAGAACTCTCGCTTACGGCATTACCTAGCTCGCCTGCATCGTCAGAGCTTCTGTTACTCCAAGTCGCAAGAAATGCTGGAAGCTTCTATCTGCTTATTGACCTATTATCTAAAACATTGGAAAGTACTGGTTCCTGTCTAA
- a CDS encoding transposase, with product MPYSSSLTDEEWGILEPLLPRILPQKKRTRPSDWSKRELIDGLLYQLKNGCNWEDLPRDLPPYSTVYWHYKQWRDAGAIETLMETLHAQVRERVKKA from the coding sequence ATGCCATATTCCAGCAGTCTCACCGATGAAGAATGGGGCATTCTTGAACCCCTGTTGCCTCGGATATTACCTCAGAAGAAACGAACCCGACCGTCTGATTGGAGTAAACGAGAACTCATCGATGGCCTCCTCTATCAACTCAAGAATGGCTGCAATTGGGAAGACTTACCCAGAGACCTGCCACCGTACTCGACTGTCTATTGGCATTACAAACAGTGGCGAGATGCAGGAGCCATCGAAACTCTCATGGAGACGCTACATGCCCAGGTGCGAGAACGGGTAAAAAAAGCCTAA
- a CDS encoding transposase, producing MIDSQAVKNTCNASVESKGFCFYKATNGIKRHLAVDTLGFPFFTHCTPANVSDDAGLIEMLSLNIAYFKSKPVNIPKITILLDHGYHVEHLIEELEKAYPQIMTKVRFELCTKPSKQEKAAQGKAGFVPAVARWVIERSNAWMERCKSLVKNFERTLSHATTKLNLCFVRLMLKRLAAPS from the coding sequence ATCATTGACTCGCAAGCGGTCAAGAACACCTGTAATGCCAGTGTCGAGTCAAAAGGATTCTGTTTCTACAAAGCGACCAATGGGATTAAGCGGCATCTTGCTGTTGATACGCTAGGATTTCCCTTCTTTACGCACTGTACCCCAGCTAATGTCTCAGATGACGCAGGATTGATTGAGATGCTGAGCTTAAATATCGCTTACTTCAAGTCAAAGCCTGTGAACATTCCAAAGATTACGATCTTGTTAGACCACGGTTATCATGTAGAACATTTAATCGAAGAGTTGGAGAAGGCTTATCCTCAGATAATGACGAAGGTCAGGTTTGAGCTTTGCACCAAGCCCTCCAAGCAGGAGAAGGCTGCACAAGGGAAAGCAGGATTTGTTCCAGCAGTGGCTCGATGGGTAATTGAACGGTCCAATGCTTGGATGGAACGTTGTAAAAGCCTGGTAAAAAACTTTGAGCGAACCTTATCTCATGCTACGACCAAACTCAATCTCTGTTTTGTGAGGCTGATGCTCAAGCGGCTTGCGGCCCCTTCCTGA
- a CDS encoding TetR family transcriptional regulator, whose translation MAQSSKVGRPSRGDRNPDTVKTEILNAAMEEFARHGLEAASTRMIAVQAGVTKAMIHYYFKTKEGLYRAVLENVFNGLLTLVEQGDFLEMPPADALEQFVRQVLLVESAHPHLHRMLFQETIQNQSKYYKEMDVGRLVYGTLSRILDRGISTGIFRPLNPQHTAVNIMGVCTFYFGAQDSLQHLFQDQPLLSPAMLEQHTQEAIALIMAGVLQHSTAN comes from the coding sequence TTGGCTCAATCCTCTAAAGTCGGTCGCCCATCCAGAGGAGATCGCAATCCAGACACAGTTAAAACAGAAATTCTGAATGCGGCTATGGAGGAGTTCGCCAGACACGGGCTAGAAGCTGCTAGTACAAGGATGATCGCCGTGCAGGCTGGCGTAACGAAGGCGATGATTCACTACTACTTCAAAACCAAAGAAGGGTTGTATCGGGCAGTTCTGGAGAATGTATTTAATGGGCTGTTAACTCTAGTAGAACAAGGTGATTTCCTGGAAATGCCTCCCGCTGATGCACTAGAACAGTTTGTCCGCCAAGTGCTTCTGGTGGAATCGGCTCATCCGCATCTCCACAGAATGCTCTTCCAGGAAACAATTCAGAATCAGAGCAAATACTACAAAGAAATGGATGTGGGGAGGTTGGTTTACGGAACGCTGAGCCGCATCCTGGACCGCGGGATCTCTACTGGCATTTTTCGCCCTCTGAATCCTCAACACACAGCTGTTAACATCATGGGGGTTTGTACTTTCTACTTCGGGGCACAGGACAGCTTGCAACACCTTTTTCAAGATCAGCCCTTACTCAGTCCAGCAATGCTTGAACAGCACACCCAGGAAGCGATTGCTCTCATCATGGCAGGTGTTCTACAGCATTCAACTGCTAACTAA
- a CDS encoding ISL3 family transposase, translated as MEFLQALLPSTSLLRLESYAIESGDCLLLNLSSTQTVVPCPLCGGLTHHIHSHYQRTLADLPCVHFRLRLILQVCKFFCPNAECRRRIFTERLHGVAAPWARKTVRLIQRLQSIGLALGGAAGARLGDCLGYAVCGSTLLNQLQRLSLPNFTTPKVLGVDDFAFRKGHNYGTILVDLETHQPIALLADRKAESLVAWLQAHPGIEVLSRDRSKTYKSAMTVGAPEAIQVADRFHLVKNLSETLEQAFGSYRNELKAAEQLQHQATVADTLEATVLAVPQPTATEKSQQQIRQNQQRKIAHQKTIKSLRAQGWSQTIIAQHLGVSLKTIERYSRLPDFPEIPVRRPTFGCGLLDPYKPQLLQWWNSGIREPSILMKLLKPCGFEGSLRTLQRYLRGLRKAQDLPPVRIKVAQVLPKVVDPQSPPFTPGRAAYLVVLNPENRQPEETALLERVMQQHPNLTLLVELADEFLQLLRQRQADAFDDWLLKAASCALKPLQTFAKGLFDDYAAVKASLMTEFSNGPVEGLNNKLKMLKRQMYGRAGLELLAKRFIMAA; from the coding sequence ATGGAATTCCTTCAAGCTCTGTTGCCCAGTACGAGTCTGCTACGTTTGGAAAGCTATGCCATTGAGTCAGGCGATTGCCTCTTGCTGAATCTTTCCTCTACACAAACGGTAGTCCCCTGTCCGCTCTGCGGTGGGCTGACGCACCATATCCATAGTCACTATCAGCGAACGCTAGCTGACCTACCCTGCGTCCATTTCAGGCTGAGACTAATTCTTCAAGTGTGTAAGTTTTTCTGCCCAAACGCTGAGTGTCGTCGTCGCATCTTCACAGAGCGCCTGCATGGAGTGGCTGCCCCATGGGCGAGAAAGACTGTGCGATTGATACAGCGCTTACAGTCAATTGGCTTAGCGCTGGGGGGTGCCGCAGGGGCTCGATTAGGTGATTGCCTGGGTTACGCTGTCTGCGGCAGTACCCTGCTGAACCAGCTTCAGCGACTTTCGCTGCCGAACTTTACAACCCCCAAGGTATTGGGCGTCGATGACTTTGCTTTCCGCAAAGGCCACAATTACGGCACTATCTTGGTTGACCTGGAAACGCATCAACCGATTGCCTTACTGGCAGACCGTAAGGCAGAAAGCTTGGTCGCATGGCTACAGGCCCACCCTGGTATAGAAGTGCTCTCACGCGACCGCTCCAAAACCTACAAAAGTGCGATGACCGTAGGCGCACCTGAGGCCATACAAGTTGCAGATCGCTTTCACTTAGTCAAGAACTTGAGTGAAACCTTAGAGCAAGCTTTTGGGAGCTACCGCAATGAGCTCAAAGCGGCTGAACAATTGCAGCATCAGGCGACTGTCGCAGATACTCTTGAAGCAACCGTTTTGGCTGTTCCCCAGCCAACTGCCACGGAGAAGTCACAGCAACAAATCCGACAGAACCAACAACGAAAAATAGCCCACCAGAAGACGATCAAATCCTTACGAGCACAGGGATGGTCTCAAACCATAATTGCTCAGCATTTAGGCGTTAGCCTCAAGACCATCGAACGCTACAGTCGCTTGCCAGACTTTCCAGAGATACCCGTTCGCCGTCCCACGTTCGGGTGCGGTCTACTCGATCCATACAAGCCACAGCTTTTGCAATGGTGGAACTCAGGTATTAGAGAGCCTAGCATCCTGATGAAATTGCTCAAACCTTGCGGCTTTGAAGGCTCTCTTCGGACCCTACAACGTTACCTTAGGGGACTGCGCAAAGCACAGGATCTACCACCGGTGAGGATTAAGGTTGCTCAGGTGTTGCCTAAAGTCGTTGACCCGCAGTCGCCACCCTTCACCCCAGGTCGAGCCGCCTACTTAGTCGTGCTCAATCCAGAGAATCGTCAGCCAGAAGAGACTGCTCTACTAGAGCGGGTGATGCAGCAGCATCCGAACTTGACGCTGTTGGTTGAGTTGGCCGATGAGTTCTTGCAACTCTTAAGACAACGGCAGGCAGACGCATTCGATGACTGGCTGCTAAAAGCAGCAAGCTGCGCTCTCAAACCTTTGCAAACGTTTGCCAAAGGGTTATTTGATGACTATGCTGCGGTCAAAGCGAGCCTCATGACAGAGTTTAGCAACGGCCCTGTCGAAGGCTTGAACAACAAATTGAAAATGCTGAAGCGGCAGATGTACGGCAGGGCTGGCTTAGAGCTACTCGCTAAGCGCTTCATTATGGCTGCATAA
- a CDS encoding DDE-type integrase/transposase/recombinase codes for MADIIEQDNRRIKRVVKPMMAFKSSNSGRRTLSGIEAMNMIRNGQVNGVEGTVYLK; via the coding sequence GTGGCTGACATCATTGAGCAGGATAATCGGAGAATTAAGAGGGTAGTGAAACCGATGATGGCATTCAAATCGTCCAACAGCGGGAGGAGAACCCTGAGTGGAATTGAGGCGATGAATATGATTAGAAACGGACAAGTGAACGGAGTCGAAGGAACAGTGTATCTCAAGTGA
- a CDS encoding anthranilate synthase: MISDPYCYTTKGGVCITRSVTETSLENAIEEILLRIDSQRGGLLTSSYEYPGRYKRWAIGFVNPPLELITRDNSFTLKAHNQRGMVLLTYLAELLCQQSQLQAVHWESDRITGSVRTTECCFSEEERSKQPSVFAIVREILHAFSSSEDDHLGLYGAFGYDLVFQFESMPKLLERSVEQRDLSLYLPDELIVADYHRQCAFRLQYEFETNYGSTKGLPKSGEVIDYKGKCLTPAQASDHGPDEYAGQVHKALDYFRRGDLFEVVPSQSFFKACENSPAELFRTLQQINPSPYGFIFNLGNEYLIGASPEMFVRVEGKRVETCPISGTIKRGKDAIDDAAQILQLLNSRKDEAELTMCTDVDRNDKSRICKPGSVRVIGRRQIELYSHLIHTVDHVEGILRPEFDALDAFLTHLWAVTVTGAPKRAAMQFIEQHERSPRRWYGGAVGYLTFKGDLNTGLILRTIQLKDAIAEVRVGATVLYDSVPEAEAQETLTKAAALFQTLYQAKQKSIDGSNSSSLKHPQASIDQSKHVLLIDYEDSFVHTLANYIRQTGATVTTLRHGFPESVFDTECPDLVVLSPGPGRPSDFHVAETIAACTSRQIPIFGVCLGLQAIVEAFGGELGVLHYPQHGKASHVSVIAPESAMFKDLPPSFEVGRYHSLFALPESLPPTFKVTAISEDGVIMAIEHHTLPIAAAQFHPESIMSLAGEVGLAIIKNVVRTYAKTEPSLVFVSK; encoded by the coding sequence ATGATTTCTGATCCCTATTGCTACACAACCAAGGGTGGAGTTTGTATAACTCGCTCTGTCACTGAAACTTCGTTGGAAAATGCGATCGAGGAGATCTTATTACGAATTGACTCTCAGCGTGGAGGATTGCTGACAAGCAGCTATGAATATCCAGGGCGATACAAGAGATGGGCGATAGGTTTTGTGAATCCACCTCTGGAACTCATCACCCGTGACAACTCTTTCACACTGAAAGCCCATAATCAGCGAGGCATGGTGCTGCTGACCTATCTGGCAGAGCTCCTATGCCAACAATCGCAGCTTCAAGCAGTCCATTGGGAAAGCGATCGCATCACTGGCTCTGTTCGAACCACAGAATGTTGCTTTTCTGAGGAAGAGCGGAGCAAGCAACCTTCTGTTTTTGCGATCGTTCGTGAGATTCTACATGCCTTCAGTAGCTCTGAAGATGACCACTTGGGCCTCTATGGTGCATTTGGCTATGACCTGGTTTTTCAGTTTGAGTCAATGCCAAAGTTGCTTGAGCGTTCTGTGGAACAACGAGATCTGTCGCTGTATCTACCTGACGAACTGATAGTGGCTGACTACCACCGACAATGCGCCTTCCGTTTGCAGTATGAGTTTGAAACCAATTACGGTAGCACTAAGGGACTGCCCAAGAGTGGTGAAGTGATTGATTATAAAGGTAAGTGTCTTACTCCTGCTCAAGCCTCTGACCACGGTCCTGATGAGTATGCAGGTCAAGTTCACAAAGCGCTTGATTACTTCCGTCGGGGCGACTTATTTGAGGTAGTTCCCAGTCAAAGCTTCTTTAAAGCCTGCGAAAACTCCCCAGCAGAATTGTTCCGGACGCTACAACAGATTAATCCCAGCCCCTACGGATTTATTTTTAATTTGGGTAATGAGTATCTGATCGGTGCATCTCCAGAAATGTTTGTGCGCGTAGAAGGCAAGCGGGTTGAAACTTGCCCGATCAGCGGCACTATCAAGCGGGGAAAAGATGCGATCGATGATGCCGCTCAAATCCTTCAGCTTCTCAACTCACGCAAAGATGAAGCTGAGTTGACCATGTGTACTGATGTCGATCGCAATGACAAATCGCGGATCTGTAAACCGGGGTCAGTCCGAGTCATTGGTCGTCGTCAAATTGAGTTGTACAGTCATTTAATTCATACAGTAGATCACGTCGAAGGCATACTGCGGCCCGAATTTGATGCCTTAGATGCCTTTCTCACCCATCTCTGGGCGGTGACTGTGACCGGCGCACCAAAACGGGCAGCCATGCAGTTTATCGAGCAGCACGAACGTAGCCCTCGGCGTTGGTATGGGGGAGCGGTCGGATACCTAACCTTCAAAGGCGATTTGAACACCGGGTTAATCCTGCGAACCATTCAGCTCAAGGACGCGATCGCAGAAGTGCGAGTGGGAGCGACCGTTCTGTATGACTCAGTTCCAGAAGCCGAAGCTCAGGAGACTCTCACCAAAGCCGCTGCCTTGTTTCAGACACTTTACCAAGCAAAGCAGAAAAGTATCGATGGCTCAAATAGCTCAAGTCTCAAGCATCCCCAAGCGAGTATTGACCAAAGCAAGCACGTCTTACTCATTGATTATGAAGACTCATTTGTCCATACACTCGCCAACTATATCCGCCAAACGGGTGCCACTGTTACAACATTACGTCATGGCTTTCCCGAATCAGTCTTCGATACGGAATGCCCCGATCTGGTTGTCTTATCCCCTGGGCCTGGTAGACCGAGTGACTTCCATGTAGCAGAGACAATCGCAGCTTGCACCAGTCGGCAAATTCCTATCTTTGGCGTTTGTTTAGGATTACAGGCAATTGTCGAAGCTTTCGGTGGAGAACTAGGAGTTCTGCACTATCCCCAGCATGGCAAAGCATCTCATGTTTCGGTGATTGCTCCAGAATCTGCCATGTTCAAGGACTTACCGCCATCATTTGAGGTTGGCAGATACCACTCGTTGTTTGCTCTACCTGAGAGCCTGCCCCCAACATTCAAAGTTACAGCCATCTCAGAGGATGGTGTCATTATGGCGATCGAACATCACACCCTGCCAATCGCTGCCGCTCAGTTCCATCCAGAATCGATCATGAGTTTGGCGGGAGAAGTGGGTCTGGCGATTATTAAGAACGTGGTTCGTACCTACGCAAAAACAGAACCCTCCTTGGTTTTTGTATCTAAGTAA